One window from the genome of Ovis canadensis isolate MfBH-ARS-UI-01 breed Bighorn chromosome 21, ARS-UI_OviCan_v2, whole genome shotgun sequence encodes:
- the LOC138426492 gene encoding serum amyloid A protein isoform X2 → MWRAYSDMREANFKGADKYFHARGNYDAAQRGPGGVWAAEVISNGREALQGITDPLFKGMTRDQVREDTKADQFANEWGRSGKDPNHFRPPGLPDKY, encoded by the exons ATGTGGAGAGCCTACTCTGACATGAGAGAAGCCAACTTCAAGGGTGCAGACAAATACTTCCACGCCCGCGGAAACTATGACGCTGCCCAAAGGGGTCCAGGGGGTGTCTGGGCTGCTGAAGTGATCAG TAACGGCAGAGAGGCTCTTCAGGGAATCACAGACCCTCTGTTCAAGGGTATGACCAGGGACCAGGTACGAGAGGACACGAAGGCTGACCAGTTTGCCAACGAATGGGGCCGGAGTGGCAAAGACCCCAACCACTTCAGACCTCCTGGCCTGCCTGACAAGTACTGA
- the LOC138426492 gene encoding serum amyloid A protein isoform X1 produces MKLFTGLILCSLVLEVHSQWLSFLGEAYEGAKDMWRAYSDMREANFKGADKYFHARGNYDAAQRGPGGVWAAEVISNGREALQGITDPLFKGMTRDQVREDTKADQFANEWGRSGKDPNHFRPPGLPDKY; encoded by the exons ATGAAGCTCTTCACAGGCCTCATTCTCTGCTCCTTGGTGCTGGAAGTCCACAGCCAGTGGCTGTCCTTCCTTGGGGAGGCGTATGAAG GGGCTAAAGACATGTGGAGAGCCTACTCTGACATGAGAGAAGCCAACTTCAAGGGTGCAGACAAATACTTCCACGCCCGCGGAAACTATGACGCTGCCCAAAGGGGTCCAGGGGGTGTCTGGGCTGCTGAAGTGATCAG TAACGGCAGAGAGGCTCTTCAGGGAATCACAGACCCTCTGTTCAAGGGTATGACCAGGGACCAGGTACGAGAGGACACGAAGGCTGACCAGTTTGCCAACGAATGGGGCCGGAGTGGCAAAGACCCCAACCACTTCAGACCTCCTGGCCTGCCTGACAAGTACTGA
- the LOC138426494 gene encoding serum amyloid A protein: MKLFTGLILCSLVLEVHSQWLSFLGEAYEGAKDMWRAYSDMREANYKGADKYFHARGNYDAAQRGPGGIWAAKVISDARENIQRITDPLLKGTTSGQGREDSRADQLANEWGRSGKDPNHFRPAGLPDKY, translated from the exons ATGAAGCTCTTCACAGGCCTCATTCTCTGCTCCTTGGTGCTGGAAGTCCACAGCCAGTGGCTGTCCTTCCTTGGGGAGGCGTATGAAG GGGCTAAAGACATGTGGAGAGCCTACTCTGACATGAGAGAAGCCAACTACAAGGGTGCAGACAAATACTTCCACGCCCGCGGAAACTATGACGCTGCCCAGAGGGGACCGGGGGGTATCTGGGCTGCTAAAGTGATCAG TGATGCCAGAGAAAATATTCAGAGAATCACAGACCCTCTGCTTAAGGGTACGACCAGTGGCCAGGGTCGGGAGGACTCGAGGGCCGATCAGCTTGCGAACGAATGGGGCCGGAGTGGCAAAGACCCCAACCACTTCAGACCTGCTGGCCTGCCTGACAAGTACTGA